The following coding sequences lie in one Primulina huaijiensis isolate GDHJ02 chromosome 2, ASM1229523v2, whole genome shotgun sequence genomic window:
- the LOC140971738 gene encoding uncharacterized protein: MEVWVPCNTSTRQNISSNSGYSLDPHNLTRCNARDITMNELKTCFTEFLNIQDSQKSKSGFCLSSDRNAIGHVVKKEDGHEDSNNSISSSSASEKLFNEYATFTPPGELEVEELFGGKDIQETDVTAELPEVNSSVTQSLTTPVVKVVSAMKGNREKQGIPTKKLSVTWAPDIYDPVPTSVSHFPSYNNQQFRGNGKGHGKNKQKGGSKSLRGSKGKDKKQARKNSVNANKFKPLW, translated from the exons ATGGAAGTGTGGGTTCCTTGTAATACTTCAACCCGTCAGAATATAAGCAGCAACAGTGGATATTCACTGGATCCTCACAATCTAACTCGTTGCAATGCAAGGGACATTACTATGAATGAACTGAAGACGTGTTTTACTGAATTTCTGAACATTCAAGACAGCCAAAAATCAAAGAGTGGCTTCTGCCTGTCTTCCGATAGAAATGCTATAGGTCATGTTGTGAAGAAGGAAGATGGACATGAAGACTCTAATAACAGTATATCAAGCAGTTCAGcttctgaaaaattatttaacgaGTATGCCACATTTACACCTCCTGGAGAGCTTGAAGTAGAGGAATTGTTTGGTGGTAAAGATATTCAGGAAACGGATGTTACAGCTGAGCTCCCTGAAGTAAATAGTTCTGTTACGCAGTCCTTGACT ACTCCTGTTGTGAAGGTTGTATCTGCCATGAAAGGTAACCGTGAAAAGCAGGGAATACCAACTAAGAAGCTTTCTGTGACATGGGCTCCTGACATCTATGATCCAGTTCCAACATCAGTTTCACACTTTCCTTCTTACAATAATCAACAGTTCCGCGGTAATGGCAAGGGGCATGGAAAGAACAAGCAGAAGGGTGGCTCCAAATCTTTGCGCGGAAGCAAGGGAAAAGACAAGAAGCAAGCTCGAAAAAACAGTGTAAATGCCAACAAGTTCAAGCCTTTGTGGTGA